Proteins encoded by one window of Gopherus evgoodei ecotype Sinaloan lineage unplaced genomic scaffold, rGopEvg1_v1.p scaffold_32_arrow_ctg1, whole genome shotgun sequence:
- the LOC115640889 gene encoding C-type lectin domain family 2 member D-like — protein sequence MDSELSPNGRQGDLPNSKLQRAVGWKAPLTVSVVVLVMIVAVALILLHVKSPPESNLPHVSTPVRLNVRFPAPCCLDGWVGYRGKCYYFSEAEGTWDSSQSFCSSLNASLAEIDTEKDLKFIMRYKGVSEFWIGLKRESAQLWGWVNGEQFNNLFTVRGEGDCAYLSDGFATSSWCSTKRYWVCSKPDGMQREDTMPGD from the exons ATGGATTCGGAGCTGTCACCCAATGGAAGACAAG GTGATCTGCCTAACAGCAAACTCCAGAGAGCTGTCGGGTGGAAAGCGCCGCTGACCGTCAGCGTGGTAGTCCTAGTCATGATTGTTGCTGTTGCTCTGATACTTTTGCACG TGAAATCTCCACCCGAATCCAACCTGCCTCATGTCTCCACCCCAGTCCGTCTAAATGTAAgattccctgctccctgctgcctggATGGCTGGGTCGGGTACAGAGGGAAATGCTACTATTTCTCTGAGGCCGAGGGGACCTGGGACTCCAGTCAGAGCTTCTGTTCTTCACTCAATGCCTCCCTGGCTGAGATCGACACCGAGAAAGACCTG aagttcATTATGCGATATAAAGGCGTCTCTGAGTTTTGGATTGGCCTGAAGCGAGAATCGGCACAGCTCTGGGGATGGGTGAATGGCGAACAGTTCAACAACCT GTTTACGGTAAGAGGAGAAGGTGACTGTGCGTACCTGAGCGACGGCTTTGCCACGTCGTCATGGTGCTCCACGAAGCGCTACTGGGTCTGCAGCAAACCCGATGGGATGCAAAGGGAAGACACGATGCCGGGGGACTGA
- the LOC115640911 gene encoding killer cell lectin-like receptor subfamily F member 1: MLMSQDQREMAFIKTITEGKYSIWIGLHLTTSKGNWTWVDGSLLNQTGVSLLAPDTGNSCGVWKENQIRGEICSGSFKWICQREAVPI; the protein is encoded by the exons ATGCTCATGAGCCAGGACCAGCGTGAGATG GCATTCATAAAAACCATCACGGAGGGGAAATACTCCATTTGGATTGGACTGCACCTGACAACCTCCAAGGGAAACTGGACGTGGGTGGATGGTTCCCTGTTGAATCAAACAGG GGTTTCACTATTGGCCCCCGACACTGGAAACAGCTGTGGGGTGTGGAAGGAGAATCAGATTCGCGGTGAAATCTGCAGTGGTTCCTTTAAATGGATTTGCCAGAGAGAAGCTGTCCCGATATAA